CCCCCGTCCGCCCCATCCTTCTGATCGACGAGATCGACAAGGCCGACATCGAGTTTCCCAACGACCTCCTGCAGGAACTCGACCGGATGGAGTTCTTCGTCCAGGAAACCGGCGAGACCATCCGGGCGGCCGTCCGTCCGATCGTCGTCATCACCTCGAACAACGAGAAGGAGCTGCCCGACGCCTTCCTGCGCCGCTGCTTCTTCCACTACATCCGGTTCCCGGACGACGAGACGATGAAGGCCATCGTCGACGTCCACTTCCCGGCGATCAAGCCGCGCCTGGTGTCCGAGGCCCTGAAGACCTTCTACGAGATCCGCGACACGCCGGGCCTGAAGAAGAAGCCGTCCACTTCCGAGCTGCTGGACTGGCTGAAGCTGCTGATGGTCGACGACGTCCAGCCGGAAACCCTGCGGGAAAAATCGCCCAACAAGCTCATCCCGCCCCTGCACGGCGCCCTGCTGAAGAACGAGCAGGATGTGCATCTGTTCGAACGGCTGGCCTTCCTGAACCGTCGCGAAGGGGCCCGGCCCGGCGGCTAAGCTGCCGCCTTCCCGACACCGGACGGACAGATATCGTCAGGGCCGTTACCGCGATTTCACTGGATCGG
This DNA window, taken from Brevundimonas subvibrioides ATCC 15264, encodes the following:
- a CDS encoding AAA family ATPase, with protein sequence MTRPTDRFEGTSNYIATQDLKIAVNAAVALERPLLIKGEPGTGKTVLAYEMAAALNAPLITWHIKSTTKAHNGLYEYDAVSRLRDSQLGDERVHDVRNYLKPGKLWEAFTSPVRPILLIDEIDKADIEFPNDLLQELDRMEFFVQETGETIRAAVRPIVVITSNNEKELPDAFLRRCFFHYIRFPDDETMKAIVDVHFPAIKPRLVSEALKTFYEIRDTPGLKKKPSTSELLDWLKLLMVDDVQPETLREKSPNKLIPPLHGALLKNEQDVHLFERLAFLNRREGARPGG